The following are encoded together in the Nocardioides sp. Arc9.136 genome:
- a CDS encoding acyl-CoA dehydrogenase, whose amino-acid sequence MSHYKSNLRDIEFNLFEVLGRDEVLGTGPFAEVDSETARSILAEVDRLAREDLAASFEDSDRNPPVFDPATHTAPVPESFQKSYRAWMDSEYWRLQISEDLGGTPAPSSLVWAIGEMVLGANAPVWMYAAGPSFADIVHRNGNDRDKLIAGHMIDRQWGATMVLTEPDAGSDVGAGRTKATPNEDGTWNIEGVKRFITSGEHDMSENIMHLTLARPVGVEGAGGPGTKGLSLFLVPKHHFDVETGELTGERNGVYVTNVEHKMGIKVSNTCEVTFGDSSVGGGEPARGYLLGEVHDGIAQMFQVIENARMLVGTKAIATLSTGYLNALDYAKSRVQGADLTQASDKTAPRVTITHHPDVRRSLMVQKSFAEAMRSLVLYTASWQDKVQLAQHDGTMDSDETKLAEAVNDLLLPIVKGYGSERSWVLLGTESLQTFGGSGFLQEYPIEQYVRDAKIDTLYEGTTAIQGQDFFFRKIVKDQGRALGHIAGEISKFIESEAGNGRLKNERQLLATALDDANAMVGHLINDLMSAQDELRNIYKVGLNTTRLLMALGDVVCAWLLLRQAEVALEKLGGDPGKDQAFYEGKVAAAQFFAATNLPRVSAERAIAEATDLSLMDLDESAF is encoded by the coding sequence GTGAGCCACTACAAGAGCAACCTCCGCGACATCGAGTTCAACCTCTTCGAGGTGCTGGGCCGCGACGAGGTCCTCGGCACCGGACCGTTCGCCGAGGTGGACTCCGAGACGGCGCGCTCGATCCTCGCCGAGGTCGACCGGCTCGCTCGCGAGGACCTGGCGGCCTCCTTCGAGGACAGCGACCGCAACCCGCCGGTCTTCGACCCGGCCACGCACACCGCGCCGGTCCCCGAGTCGTTCCAGAAGAGCTACCGGGCCTGGATGGACTCCGAGTACTGGCGCCTGCAGATCAGCGAGGACCTCGGCGGCACCCCCGCCCCCTCGAGCCTGGTCTGGGCGATCGGCGAGATGGTCCTCGGCGCCAACGCGCCCGTGTGGATGTACGCCGCCGGCCCGTCGTTCGCCGACATCGTGCACCGCAACGGCAACGACCGCGACAAGCTGATCGCCGGCCACATGATCGACCGTCAGTGGGGCGCCACGATGGTGCTCACCGAGCCCGATGCGGGCTCCGACGTGGGCGCCGGCCGCACCAAGGCCACCCCGAACGAGGACGGCACCTGGAACATCGAGGGCGTCAAGCGCTTCATCACGTCCGGTGAGCACGACATGAGCGAGAACATCATGCACCTCACCCTCGCGCGCCCCGTGGGCGTCGAGGGCGCGGGCGGCCCGGGCACCAAGGGCCTCTCGCTCTTCCTCGTGCCCAAGCACCACTTCGACGTCGAGACCGGCGAGCTGACCGGCGAGCGCAACGGCGTCTACGTCACCAACGTCGAGCACAAGATGGGCATCAAGGTCTCCAACACCTGCGAGGTCACGTTCGGTGACTCTTCCGTCGGTGGCGGCGAGCCGGCCCGCGGCTACCTGCTCGGCGAGGTCCACGACGGCATCGCGCAGATGTTCCAGGTCATCGAGAACGCCCGCATGCTCGTCGGCACCAAGGCGATCGCGACGCTGTCGACCGGCTACCTCAACGCGCTGGACTACGCCAAGTCCCGCGTCCAGGGCGCCGACCTGACCCAGGCCTCGGACAAGACGGCCCCGCGCGTCACCATCACCCACCACCCCGACGTGCGCCGCTCGCTGATGGTCCAGAAGTCCTTTGCCGAGGCGATGCGCTCGCTGGTCCTCTACACCGCCAGCTGGCAGGACAAGGTCCAGCTCGCCCAGCACGACGGCACGATGGACAGCGACGAGACCAAGCTCGCCGAGGCAGTCAACGACCTGCTGCTCCCGATCGTCAAGGGCTACGGCTCGGAGCGCTCCTGGGTGCTGCTCGGCACCGAGTCGCTGCAGACCTTCGGCGGCTCCGGCTTCCTGCAGGAGTACCCGATCGAGCAGTACGTCCGCGACGCCAAGATCGACACCCTCTACGAGGGCACCACCGCGATCCAGGGCCAGGACTTCTTCTTCCGCAAGATCGTCAAGGACCAGGGCCGCGCCCTCGGCCACATCGCCGGCGAGATCTCGAAGTTCATCGAGAGCGAGGCCGGCAACGGGCGGCTCAAGAACGAGCGCCAGCTGCTCGCCACGGCGCTCGACGACGCCAACGCGATGGTCGGCCACCTGATCAACGACCTGATGTCGGCCCAGGACGAGCTCCGCAACATCTACAAGGTCGGCCTCAACACCACGCGCCTGCTGATGGCGCTCGGCGACGTCGTCTGCGCCTGGCTGCTGCTGCGCCAGGCCGAGGTCGCGCTGGAGAAGCTCGGCGGCGATCCGGGCAAGGACCAGGCCTTCTACGAGGGCAAGGTCGCCGCGGCGCAGTTCTTCGCGGCCACCAACCTCCCGCGGGTCAGCGCGGAGAGGGCGATCGCCGAGGCGACCGACCTCTCGCTCATGGACCTCGACGAGTCGGCGTTCTGA
- a CDS encoding LysR family transcriptional regulator ArgP, translating to MHLDPAWLSALAAIADHGTFDAAARHLHLTPSAVSQRIRALESEVGQVVVRRTVPAEPTPAGEALLRLARQTTLLHEETVRALGGDDVGVAQLPVAVNADSLATWFREVLGAVADRGDAALRLHVLDQAWSADLLRAGTVLAAVTSDPVAVQGCSVEPLGTLRYAAAAAPALAERYRRGRGTDWARIPAVVFDDKDALQHELLAARGLGLPPVVHRVPTSADFLEAVRLGLGWGALPEPQLRPDVEAGRLVLLDRRHHLDVPLHWQRWRLRSALLDALSDDVRVAARRTLR from the coding sequence GTGCACCTCGACCCGGCCTGGCTCTCGGCGCTGGCGGCGATCGCCGATCACGGCACCTTCGACGCCGCCGCGCGGCACCTCCACCTCACGCCGAGCGCGGTCAGCCAGCGGATCCGGGCGCTGGAGTCCGAGGTCGGCCAGGTCGTCGTGCGGCGCACGGTGCCCGCGGAGCCGACCCCGGCCGGCGAGGCGCTGCTCCGCCTGGCCCGCCAGACCACCCTGCTGCACGAGGAGACCGTCCGCGCGCTGGGCGGGGACGACGTCGGGGTGGCGCAGCTGCCGGTCGCCGTCAACGCCGACTCCCTGGCGACCTGGTTCCGTGAGGTGCTCGGCGCGGTCGCCGACCGCGGGGACGCCGCCCTGCGTCTGCACGTGCTCGACCAGGCCTGGTCCGCCGACCTGCTGCGCGCCGGCACGGTGCTCGCCGCCGTCACGAGCGACCCGGTCGCCGTCCAGGGCTGCTCGGTGGAGCCGCTCGGCACCCTGCGGTACGCCGCGGCGGCCGCGCCGGCGCTGGCGGAGCGGTACCGCCGGGGCCGCGGCACGGACTGGGCCCGGATCCCGGCCGTGGTCTTCGACGACAAGGACGCGCTGCAGCACGAGCTGCTCGCCGCACGGGGCCTGGGCCTGCCGCCGGTGGTGCACCGGGTGCCGACCTCGGCGGACTTCCTCGAGGCGGTCCGGCTCGGGCTCGGCTGGGGCGCCCTGCCCGAGCCGCAGCTGCGGCCCGACGTCGAGGCGGGTCGGCTCGTGCTGCTCGACCGCCGCCACCACCTCGACGTGCCGCTGCACTGGCAGCGCTGGCGGCTGCGCTCGGCGCTCCTCGACGCGCTGTCCGACGACGTGCGCGTCGCGGCGCGCCGCACCCTCAGGTGA
- a CDS encoding LysE/ArgO family amino acid transporter: MLIGDLAAGSATGLALIVAIGAQNAYVLRQGLARDHVGLVVAICAVSDLVLILAGVAGIGTVVERAPWAIDVVRWLGVAFLCWYGVSSLLRARHPDALAASGGARLTRRSAALRALALTWLNPHVYLDTVLLLGSVAATHGDPGRWWFAVGACLASVLWFSGLGYGARLLARFLASARAWQVLDVLIGLTMLAIALRLATGG, translated from the coding sequence GTGCTCATCGGAGACCTCGCCGCCGGGTCCGCGACCGGACTCGCCCTCATCGTCGCCATCGGCGCCCAGAACGCCTACGTGCTGCGGCAGGGCCTGGCCCGCGACCACGTGGGCCTGGTCGTCGCGATCTGCGCGGTCTCCGACCTGGTGCTGATCCTCGCCGGCGTGGCCGGCATCGGCACGGTCGTCGAGCGGGCGCCGTGGGCGATCGACGTGGTGCGGTGGCTCGGCGTCGCGTTCCTGTGCTGGTACGGCGTCTCGTCACTGCTCCGCGCGCGGCACCCGGACGCGCTGGCCGCCTCGGGCGGGGCGCGGCTCACGCGCCGGTCGGCGGCGCTGCGGGCGCTCGCGCTGACCTGGCTCAACCCCCACGTCTACCTCGACACGGTGCTGCTGCTCGGGTCGGTGGCCGCCACCCACGGCGACCCCGGTCGCTGGTGGTTCGCGGTCGGCGCCTGCCTGGCGAGCGTGCTGTGGTTCTCGGGGCTGGGGTACGGCGCGCGGCTGCTCGCCCGGTTCCTCGCCAGCGCGCGGGCCTGGCAGGTGCTCGACGTGCTCATCGGGCTGACGATGCTCGCGATCGCGCTGCGGCTCGCCACCGGCGGCTGA
- a CDS encoding thioredoxin-like domain-containing protein, which translates to MRVRAPELVGRGWLNTDGPVRLADLRGRFVLLDFWTFCCINCLHVLDELKPVEEKHADELVVIGVHSPKFVHEADPDALRAAVERYSVTHPVLDDPELVTWQAYTARAWPTLVLVDPEGYVVGQYAGEGHAHAIEALLGQLVEEHRAKGTLQPGDSPYVAPVVEPTDLRFPASAVPLPDGRVLVADAGHDEVVELDAGGAVLRRTGGFREPNGLCLLPADVAAEVGYDAVVADTVGHRLHGLALADGSTRVLAGDGRQWMAGDGTDRLSSPWDVAWWRDRVWVAMAGIHQLWTFDPRTGAVEVAAGTANEGLLDGPLAEAWFAQTSRLAPVGDRLWIADSETSSVRWVQEAADGALEVRTAVGTGLFDFGFRDGPADQALLQHPLGVTVLPDGSVAVCDTYNGAVRRIAVTDDGPGEVTTLAGGLAEPSAAYVDGAELVVVESGAHRLTRVPLGSAGTRTDGFAHSTQRPVTEVTATLELVVAFTPPPGQKVDDRFGPPSQLLVEATPPQLIREGGGRGTDLARTIVLDPHVGDGVLHVAARAASCDEAGGEGAACHMHQQDWGVPVRIAGGAEPRLVLPLGGVEG; encoded by the coding sequence ATGCGCGTGCGTGCCCCGGAGCTGGTCGGTCGCGGCTGGCTCAACACCGACGGCCCGGTCCGCCTCGCGGACCTGCGTGGCCGGTTCGTCCTGCTCGACTTCTGGACCTTCTGCTGCATCAACTGCCTGCACGTCCTCGACGAGCTCAAGCCGGTGGAGGAGAAGCACGCCGACGAGCTGGTCGTCATCGGCGTGCACTCGCCGAAGTTCGTCCACGAGGCCGACCCCGACGCCCTGCGCGCCGCCGTGGAGCGCTACTCGGTCACCCACCCGGTCCTCGACGACCCCGAGCTGGTCACCTGGCAGGCCTACACCGCCCGCGCCTGGCCGACCCTCGTGCTCGTCGACCCCGAGGGATACGTCGTGGGGCAGTACGCCGGCGAGGGCCACGCCCACGCGATCGAGGCGCTGCTGGGCCAGCTGGTCGAGGAGCACCGCGCGAAGGGCACGCTCCAGCCCGGTGACTCGCCGTACGTCGCGCCGGTCGTGGAGCCCACCGACCTCCGCTTCCCGGCCTCGGCCGTGCCGCTGCCCGACGGGCGGGTGCTCGTCGCGGACGCCGGCCACGACGAGGTCGTCGAGCTGGACGCCGGGGGTGCGGTGCTGCGCCGGACCGGCGGCTTCCGCGAGCCCAACGGCCTCTGCCTGCTGCCGGCGGACGTCGCCGCCGAGGTGGGGTACGACGCGGTCGTCGCCGACACCGTCGGCCACCGCCTCCACGGCCTGGCGCTCGCGGACGGCTCCACCCGCGTGCTCGCCGGCGACGGCCGGCAGTGGATGGCCGGCGACGGCACCGACCGGCTCTCCAGCCCCTGGGACGTCGCCTGGTGGCGCGACCGGGTCTGGGTCGCGATGGCCGGCATCCACCAGCTGTGGACCTTCGACCCCCGCACGGGTGCCGTCGAGGTCGCTGCGGGGACGGCCAACGAGGGGCTGCTCGACGGCCCGCTCGCCGAGGCGTGGTTCGCCCAGACCTCCCGGCTCGCGCCGGTCGGCGACCGGCTCTGGATCGCCGACAGCGAGACCTCCTCGGTCCGCTGGGTGCAGGAGGCGGCCGACGGCGCGCTCGAGGTCCGCACCGCGGTCGGCACCGGCCTCTTCGACTTCGGCTTCCGCGACGGACCGGCCGACCAGGCGCTGCTGCAGCACCCGCTCGGGGTGACGGTCCTGCCGGACGGCTCGGTCGCGGTCTGCGACACCTACAACGGGGCGGTCCGCCGGATCGCCGTCACCGACGACGGGCCGGGCGAGGTCACGACGCTCGCCGGCGGCCTGGCCGAGCCCTCCGCGGCGTACGTCGACGGCGCCGAGCTGGTCGTCGTGGAGTCCGGGGCGCACCGCCTCACCCGGGTGCCGCTGGGCTCGGCCGGCACCCGCACGGACGGCTTCGCGCACTCCACCCAGCGGCCGGTCACCGAGGTGACGGCGACCCTGGAGCTGGTGGTGGCGTTCACCCCGCCCCCGGGGCAGAAGGTCGACGACCGCTTCGGCCCGCCGTCGCAGCTGCTCGTCGAGGCGACGCCGCCCCAGCTGATCCGCGAGGGCGGGGGACGCGGCACGGACCTGGCCCGCACGATCGTCCTCGACCCGCACGTCGGCGACGGCGTGCTCCACGTCGCGGCGCGCGCGGCCTCCTGCGACGAGGCCGGCGGCGAGGGCGCCGCGTGCCACATGCACCAGCAGGACTGGGGCGTCCCGGTGCGGATCGCCGGGGGCGCCGAGCCGCGGCTGGTGCTGCCGCTGGGCGGCGTGGAGGGCTGA
- a CDS encoding GAF domain-containing SpoIIE family protein phosphatase — protein MTTTRSADVDTSFDRYARMVRRALRVPVALVSLVEADRQVFPGAVGLPAPYQSTRETPLSHSFCQYVVADAAPLVVADARLDDRVRDNLAIPDLGVVAYAGWPITDHTGAVVGSLCAIDDQPHLWQQDELDSLADLAAACSAELTQRRLRDLALEGQREAQELAHRSRVLLALSEGLSRTQTLAEVAAAVERVSLDELDCLRGGLWLHRSSRPVTADLPLTVSDPGDAAVELLQYVEPTGGSTWESATRHAALPTDDTNPVGLALRLGEPVSFTSVAEQNARWPHLATDAQVGEARMFLPLVVRRQQIGTLVLVWARTREFSDGDRATYRAMSAYAAQGVVRGRLHQERTEALVTLQSAMLPRLPEPDDLELAARYRPAAQRQQVGGDWYDAVVMPDGNTALMIGDVVGHDIAAAAVMGQLRTMLRAIAWAVDDAPSANVTRLDLAVRDLDVDAMATLVYARIEQDTDGRRLVRWTNAGHPPPLVVEPDGTTRWLQGPLPELMLGVSPSAPRGDHRSYVAPGSLLLLYTDGLVERRGEDLRLGLDRLAASAARHASEPVPAFLDHVLSDLGADTASDDVAVLAVRFGD, from the coding sequence ATGACCACGACGCGCTCGGCGGACGTCGACACGTCCTTCGACCGGTACGCCCGGATGGTGCGGCGCGCGCTGCGGGTCCCCGTCGCGCTGGTCTCGCTGGTCGAGGCCGACCGCCAGGTGTTCCCCGGAGCGGTCGGGCTGCCGGCGCCGTACCAGTCCACGCGCGAGACGCCGCTGTCCCACTCCTTCTGCCAGTACGTCGTCGCCGACGCCGCCCCGCTCGTCGTCGCCGACGCCCGGCTCGACGACCGGGTGCGCGACAACCTCGCCATCCCCGACCTGGGCGTCGTGGCGTACGCCGGGTGGCCGATCACCGACCACACCGGCGCGGTGGTGGGCTCGCTGTGCGCGATCGACGACCAGCCGCACCTGTGGCAGCAGGACGAGCTCGACAGCCTCGCCGACCTCGCCGCGGCCTGCTCGGCCGAGCTGACCCAGCGGCGGCTGCGGGACCTGGCGCTCGAGGGGCAGCGCGAGGCGCAGGAGCTGGCGCACCGCAGCCGCGTGCTGCTCGCGCTCAGCGAGGGCCTCTCGCGGACCCAGACGCTCGCGGAGGTCGCCGCCGCCGTCGAGCGGGTCTCCCTCGACGAGCTCGACTGCCTGCGCGGCGGCCTCTGGCTGCACCGCTCCTCGCGCCCGGTCACCGCCGACCTGCCGCTCACCGTGTCCGACCCGGGTGACGCCGCCGTGGAGCTCCTGCAGTACGTCGAGCCGACCGGCGGGTCGACCTGGGAGTCGGCCACGCGGCACGCGGCGCTGCCGACCGACGACACCAACCCGGTCGGTCTCGCGCTCCGGCTGGGCGAACCGGTCTCCTTCACCTCGGTCGCGGAGCAGAACGCGCGCTGGCCGCACCTGGCCACCGACGCGCAGGTGGGCGAGGCGCGGATGTTCCTGCCGCTGGTCGTGCGCCGGCAGCAGATCGGCACGCTCGTGCTGGTCTGGGCGCGGACGCGGGAGTTCAGCGACGGCGACCGGGCGACGTACCGCGCGATGTCGGCGTACGCCGCGCAGGGCGTCGTCCGCGGTCGGCTGCACCAGGAGCGCACCGAGGCGCTGGTGACGCTGCAGAGCGCGATGCTGCCGCGGCTGCCGGAGCCCGACGACCTCGAGCTGGCCGCGCGGTACCGGCCGGCGGCGCAGCGGCAGCAGGTGGGCGGCGACTGGTACGACGCGGTGGTGATGCCCGACGGCAACACCGCCCTGATGATCGGCGACGTCGTCGGGCACGACATCGCCGCCGCGGCCGTCATGGGCCAGCTGCGCACGATGCTCCGCGCCATCGCGTGGGCCGTCGACGACGCTCCCTCCGCGAACGTCACCCGCCTCGACCTCGCCGTCCGCGACCTCGACGTCGACGCGATGGCGACCCTCGTCTACGCCCGGATCGAGCAGGACACCGACGGCCGCCGGCTCGTGCGCTGGACCAACGCCGGCCACCCGCCGCCGCTGGTCGTGGAACCGGACGGCACGACCCGTTGGCTGCAGGGCCCGCTGCCCGAGCTGATGCTCGGCGTCTCCCCGTCCGCACCCCGGGGCGACCACCGCTCCTACGTCGCACCCGGCTCGCTGCTGCTGCTCTACACCGACGGCCTCGTCGAGCGCCGCGGCGAGGACCTCCGCCTCGGCCTCGACCGGCTCGCCGCCTCCGCCGCCCGGCACGCCTCCGAGCCGGTCCCGGCCTTCCTCGACCACGTCCTCTCCGACCTCGGCGCCGACACCGCCTCCGACGACGTCGCCGTCCTCGCCGTCCGCTTCGGCGACTGA
- a CDS encoding HNH endonuclease signature motif containing protein has product MAKDSRRSAHVVCRAVAKSRKQMRSAAEVHLWSMSDDDVTDTLLEAARLRARVEALELRLAAEADRRHAGERVGATDTAAWWATETHQTRPAAKHRMRLAESLDRHSPTATALAEGDVSVDHARVITECLDKLPTDLDDPTIPLRAEQHLLAEARHRDPKALRVLAKHVLTVVAPEIGEARDARALEAEERLARETAWLTMSPDGRGSVVGRFKIPELHGAMLKKTLLAFAAPKHQAATQDADAQAPAERRPSPERMGDAFCELLERLPTASVPKLGGLNASVVITMDIASLLGRLAPGVLDDGTTISAAQARRLACEAGLVPAVLGTRSELLDLGRTTRLFTGAQRRALNLTQPTCTADGCDWPAHLCHAHHDQPWSTSGATHLVNARNLCPRHHARIHDPAYETTHLPGGKVAFHRRT; this is encoded by the coding sequence ATGGCCAAGGACTCCCGACGCAGCGCACACGTGGTGTGCCGCGCTGTCGCGAAGTCCCGCAAGCAGATGCGGTCAGCCGCCGAGGTCCACCTGTGGTCGATGTCCGACGACGACGTCACCGACACGCTCCTCGAGGCCGCCCGCCTCCGCGCCCGCGTCGAGGCCCTAGAGCTGCGGCTAGCCGCGGAAGCCGACCGCCGTCACGCCGGCGAACGCGTCGGTGCCACCGACACCGCCGCCTGGTGGGCGACCGAGACCCACCAGACCCGACCCGCCGCGAAGCACCGCATGCGGCTGGCCGAGTCCCTCGACCGTCACAGCCCGACGGCCACCGCTCTCGCCGAGGGTGATGTGTCGGTGGACCACGCCCGGGTGATCACCGAGTGCCTCGACAAGCTCCCCACCGACCTCGACGACCCGACCATCCCGCTCCGCGCCGAGCAGCACCTGCTGGCCGAGGCACGGCACCGGGACCCCAAGGCCCTGCGGGTCCTGGCCAAGCACGTCCTCACCGTCGTCGCACCCGAGATCGGCGAGGCCCGCGACGCCCGAGCCCTGGAGGCCGAGGAGCGGCTCGCCCGCGAGACCGCGTGGCTGACGATGAGCCCCGACGGGCGCGGGTCGGTGGTCGGGAGGTTCAAAATCCCCGAGCTGCACGGCGCCATGCTGAAGAAGACGCTGCTGGCGTTCGCGGCACCCAAGCACCAAGCCGCCACCCAGGACGCTGACGCTCAAGCACCTGCCGAGCGACGCCCTTCGCCGGAGCGGATGGGCGACGCGTTCTGCGAGCTCCTCGAACGCCTCCCCACCGCCTCGGTCCCGAAGCTCGGCGGGCTCAACGCCTCGGTCGTCATCACGATGGACATCGCCTCGCTCCTCGGCCGCCTCGCGCCGGGTGTCCTCGACGACGGCACCACCATCTCCGCCGCCCAGGCACGACGGCTGGCTTGTGAGGCGGGCCTGGTCCCCGCTGTCCTCGGCACTCGCTCGGAGCTGCTGGACCTCGGCCGCACCACCCGGCTCTTCACCGGAGCCCAACGCCGGGCCCTGAACCTCACCCAACCGACCTGCACCGCAGACGGCTGCGACTGGCCCGCCCACCTCTGCCACGCCCACCACGACCAACCCTGGTCCACCAGCGGCGCCACCCACCTGGTCAACGCCCGCAACCTCTGCCCCCGACACCACGCCCGCATCCACGACCCGGCCTACGAGACCACCCACCTGCCCGGAGGAAAGGTCGCGTTTCACCGCAGGACATAG
- a CDS encoding maleylpyruvate isomerase family mycothiol-dependent enzyme has translation MSDQERLAGYVEVWWRAVDDFTGLLEKLPEEDWSRPTDLAGWDVRAVVAHVAHLEKVLATGVEEHAEVGEPAHVTGMMGLYTEIGPANRRTASPDELIMEIREAATARHTALLADPPTDATAKPERVFAGVPWSWETLLRNRPLDVWMHEQDVRRAVDRPGGMDSPAAQHTADYLLESMGFVLAKRVGAPAGTTLLMDVEGSAPQAFGVDEQGRGRRLDTVPAEPTVTLRTDRETFLLLVGGRRPAAAEAVVVEGDRALGEQVLARMATTP, from the coding sequence GTGAGCGATCAGGAACGGCTGGCGGGGTACGTCGAGGTCTGGTGGCGTGCGGTCGACGACTTCACCGGGCTGCTGGAGAAGCTGCCCGAGGAGGACTGGTCGCGGCCGACCGACCTCGCCGGGTGGGACGTCCGGGCGGTCGTCGCGCACGTCGCGCACCTGGAGAAGGTGCTGGCGACGGGCGTCGAGGAGCACGCCGAGGTCGGCGAGCCGGCGCACGTGACCGGGATGATGGGCCTCTACACCGAGATCGGCCCGGCCAACCGGCGTACCGCCTCCCCCGACGAGCTGATCATGGAGATCCGCGAGGCGGCCACCGCCCGCCACACCGCGCTGCTGGCCGACCCGCCGACCGACGCCACCGCCAAGCCCGAGCGGGTCTTCGCCGGAGTGCCGTGGAGCTGGGAGACGCTGCTGCGCAACCGGCCGCTGGACGTGTGGATGCACGAGCAGGACGTGCGCCGTGCGGTCGACCGACCCGGCGGCATGGACAGCCCGGCGGCGCAGCACACCGCCGACTACCTGCTGGAGAGCATGGGGTTCGTGCTGGCCAAGCGGGTCGGCGCGCCCGCCGGCACGACGCTCCTCATGGACGTCGAGGGCAGCGCACCGCAGGCGTTCGGCGTCGACGAGCAGGGCCGCGGCCGCCGGCTCGACACGGTCCCCGCCGAGCCGACCGTGACCCTGCGGACCGACCGGGAGACGTTCCTGCTGCTCGTCGGCGGTCGTCGCCCGGCGGCCGCCGAGGCGGTGGTCGTCGAGGGCGACCGGGCGCTCGGCGAGCAGGTCCTCGCACGGATGGCGACCACCCCGTGA
- a CDS encoding oxidoreductase — MTAPGTDTWTLADIPDQAGRTALVTGTSVGGLGHHTALELARRGARVVLAGRTQAKLDATEQAIHGEVPHAELVKLVVDLADLGSVRRGAAEAAGLGPIDLLVNNAGVMGTPYSRTGDGLELQMATNHFGPFLLTGLLLPQLVASRDGRVVAVSSQFHRYARSAPLGDPRVQQGRYSRWPTYGQTKLANLLFTYELDRRLRRAELPVKALAAHPGFAGTHLAANGQYGRSAGGVASILDAAVRAVSQSAAAGAEPTLMAATADLPGATYCGPGGLQEMSGPPRVVASNRLSHDEVAQRRLWEISEDVTGVAYP, encoded by the coding sequence GTGACCGCGCCGGGCACCGACACCTGGACCCTCGCCGACATCCCCGACCAGGCCGGGCGGACGGCGCTGGTCACCGGCACGAGCGTCGGTGGCCTCGGCCACCACACCGCGCTCGAGCTCGCCCGCCGCGGCGCGCGGGTCGTCCTCGCCGGCCGGACCCAGGCCAAGCTCGACGCGACCGAGCAGGCGATCCACGGGGAGGTCCCGCACGCCGAGCTCGTGAAGCTCGTGGTCGACCTCGCCGACCTGGGGTCGGTACGCCGCGGGGCGGCCGAGGCCGCGGGTCTCGGCCCGATCGACCTGCTGGTCAACAACGCCGGCGTGATGGGCACGCCGTACTCCCGGACCGGCGACGGGCTCGAGCTGCAGATGGCGACCAACCACTTCGGCCCGTTCCTGCTGACCGGCCTGCTGCTGCCCCAGCTGGTGGCGAGCAGGGACGGCCGCGTCGTCGCGGTCAGCTCGCAGTTCCACCGCTACGCCCGGAGCGCTCCGCTCGGCGACCCGCGGGTCCAGCAGGGCCGGTACTCCCGCTGGCCGACGTACGGGCAGACCAAGCTGGCCAACCTGCTCTTCACCTACGAGCTCGACCGCCGGCTGCGCCGCGCGGAGCTGCCGGTGAAGGCGCTGGCCGCGCACCCGGGCTTCGCGGGCACGCACCTGGCGGCCAACGGCCAGTACGGCCGCTCCGCCGGCGGCGTCGCCTCGATCCTCGACGCCGCGGTCCGCGCGGTCTCCCAGTCCGCCGCGGCCGGCGCGGAGCCGACGCTGATGGCGGCGACCGCGGACCTGCCCGGCGCGACGTACTGCGGCCCGGGCGGGCTGCAGGAGATGTCGGGTCCGCCCCGCGTCGTCGCCAGCAACCGGCTCTCCCACGACGAGGTCGCCCAGCGGCGCCTGTGGGAGATCAGCGAGGACGTCACCGGCGTCGCCTACCCCTGA
- a CDS encoding crotonase/enoyl-CoA hydratase family protein, with protein sequence MTVTCTVEDGIAQVRLARPEKLNALTLPILAELAATAHRLRRDRGLRAVVLAGEGDAFCAGLDFADVLRKPAAIVPAFLPVPWRGTNTFQEACWAWRRLPVPVVAAVHGHCLGGGLQIALAADVRVASPDSRWSVLEGKWGIVPDMTGIRSLTELVGPDRAKLLTMTADVMTGEEARDLGLVTELAPDPVEAATALARRLATRSPDQLAAAKRLVEGATTRSARRTFALERLEQAQLLLLANTAKARKAAFGGAAATFGPRTRR encoded by the coding sequence ATGACCGTGACCTGCACCGTCGAGGACGGCATCGCCCAGGTCCGCCTGGCGCGGCCGGAGAAGCTCAACGCGCTGACCCTGCCGATCCTGGCCGAGCTGGCCGCGACCGCGCACCGCCTGCGCCGCGACCGCGGCCTGCGCGCGGTGGTGCTCGCCGGGGAGGGCGACGCGTTCTGCGCGGGACTGGACTTCGCGGACGTGCTGCGGAAGCCGGCGGCCATCGTCCCGGCGTTCCTCCCCGTGCCGTGGCGCGGCACCAACACCTTCCAGGAGGCCTGCTGGGCGTGGCGGCGCCTGCCGGTCCCGGTCGTCGCCGCCGTGCACGGCCACTGCCTGGGCGGCGGGCTGCAGATCGCCCTGGCCGCCGACGTCCGGGTGGCCTCGCCGGACTCGCGCTGGTCGGTGCTCGAGGGCAAGTGGGGGATCGTCCCCGACATGACCGGCATCCGGTCGCTGACCGAGCTGGTCGGTCCCGACCGGGCCAAGCTGCTGACGATGACCGCCGACGTCATGACCGGCGAGGAGGCCCGCGACCTCGGGCTGGTCACCGAGCTGGCGCCTGACCCGGTCGAGGCGGCCACCGCGCTGGCCCGCCGGCTCGCGACCCGCTCGCCGGACCAGCTCGCGGCGGCCAAGCGGCTGGTCGAGGGGGCGACCACCCGCAGCGCACGCCGCACCTTCGCCCTCGAGCGGCTCGAGCAGGCCCAGCTGCTCCTCCTCGCCAACACCGCCAAGGCCCGCAAGGCGGCGTTCGGCGGCGCGGCGGCGACGTTCGGCCCCCGCACGCGTCGCTGA